A genome region from bacterium SCSIO 12844 includes the following:
- the ligA gene encoding NAD-dependent DNA ligase LigA, with translation MIQEQINIELTKEEAKLRIDQLRKNIREYDYQYYNENEPIVPDSVYDAEFNELLALEKEYPDLKTPNSPTLTVGSKPLDKFRQVPHKKVMLSLSSQFSEADILAFDQRIRGQLLESEVEYECEPKFDGLAISIHYKKDEKGKCQLILALTRGDKEIGEDVTENVKRIKTVPKVIEGTNIPDYVEVRGEVIFPKKAFHDFNKNAVRKGEKIFANPRNAAAGSIRLLNPNSSAKRPLIFYPYSINDISSEFRLPLTQDKIIKLFKHWRFKISSDCRVVSNIQGCLDYYQEMASKRSGLPYEIDGLVYKVNKLSDQDVLGYTAREPRWAVAHKFPAEEKLTIIKSVDFQVGRTGALTPVARLEPVEVGGVVVSNVTLHNMDEIRALDVRVGDYVYVKRAGDVIPKVVQVSKKDRDENLVEVIQLPASCPVCSSQLIEEADQAIIRCSGGWNCQAQRKERLKHFVSRLAMDIDGLGDKLIEQLVEKELVEFPADLYKLTALTLARLDRMGKKSADNTIAAINASKETTLARFIYALGIREVGEVTAKQLAKYYGNLASVISSEVDDLESINDIGPVVAKHIVSFWQDSKNIHWVNDLLDQGIIFSDQNSAENVEPIDEDNVFFGKTVVITGSFTDFSRDKLKDQLEALGAKVSGSVSKKTDMVIAGAKEKAGSKSSKLTKAESLGIEVLNEMQLKEVL, from the coding sequence ATGATCCAAGAACAAATTAATATTGAATTAACAAAAGAAGAAGCCAAATTAAGAATTGATCAGCTACGAAAAAATATAAGAGAATATGATTATCAATATTATAATGAAAATGAACCAATTGTACCTGATAGTGTCTATGATGCTGAGTTTAATGAATTATTAGCATTAGAGAAAGAATATCCTGATTTAAAAACACCAAATTCACCAACTTTAACAGTTGGTAGCAAACCATTGGATAAATTTCGTCAAGTGCCACATAAAAAAGTAATGTTATCTTTATCAAGCCAATTTTCAGAAGCAGATATTTTAGCTTTTGATCAAAGAATAAGAGGTCAGCTTTTAGAGTCTGAAGTTGAATATGAATGTGAACCAAAATTTGATGGTTTAGCTATAAGTATCCATTATAAAAAAGATGAAAAAGGTAAATGTCAATTAATCTTAGCCCTTACGAGGGGCGACAAAGAAATTGGTGAAGATGTTACTGAAAATGTAAAAAGGATTAAAACTGTTCCTAAAGTGATTGAGGGCACTAATATCCCTGACTATGTCGAAGTAAGAGGTGAAGTTATTTTTCCTAAAAAAGCATTTCATGATTTTAATAAAAATGCTGTTAGGAAAGGTGAAAAAATATTTGCTAATCCAAGAAATGCTGCAGCTGGAAGTATACGTTTGCTTAATCCAAATAGCTCAGCAAAGCGTCCTTTAATTTTTTATCCATATTCTATTAATGATATTTCTTCAGAGTTTCGATTACCATTGACCCAAGATAAAATTATAAAACTTTTTAAACATTGGCGATTTAAAATATCTAGTGATTGTAGGGTGGTATCCAATATACAAGGTTGCTTAGATTATTATCAAGAGATGGCAAGTAAAAGAAGTGGCTTGCCGTATGAAATTGATGGTTTAGTTTATAAAGTCAATAAGTTAAGTGACCAGGATGTATTAGGGTATACTGCACGAGAACCGCGTTGGGCAGTTGCGCACAAATTTCCAGCAGAAGAGAAACTGACAATAATTAAATCAGTTGATTTTCAGGTGGGTAGAACAGGCGCTTTAACACCTGTGGCGCGACTAGAGCCTGTTGAAGTTGGGGGTGTGGTAGTTAGTAATGTAACACTCCATAATATGGATGAAATCAGAGCATTAGATGTTCGAGTTGGAGATTATGTATATGTTAAACGCGCTGGTGATGTTATTCCAAAAGTTGTCCAAGTTTCAAAAAAAGATAGAGATGAAAATTTAGTTGAAGTCATTCAACTACCAGCATCTTGCCCTGTTTGTTCTAGTCAGTTAATTGAAGAGGCTGATCAAGCAATTATTCGCTGTAGTGGTGGCTGGAATTGTCAAGCACAGAGAAAAGAGAGGTTAAAGCATTTTGTTTCACGTCTAGCAATGGATATTGATGGTCTTGGTGATAAATTAATTGAACAGTTAGTAGAAAAAGAGTTGGTTGAATTTCCAGCTGATCTATATAAATTAACTGCATTAACCTTAGCCCGTCTTGATCGAATGGGTAAAAAATCAGCGGATAATACAATTGCAGCTATAAATGCAAGTAAAGAGACAACGTTAGCACGATTTATTTATGCACTAGGCATTCGTGAAGTGGGTGAAGTGACAGCTAAACAACTTGCTAAATATTATGGAAATTTAGCTTCAGTAATTAGTAGTGAAGTTGACGACCTTGAGAGTATTAATGATATTGGTCCTGTTGTTGCAAAGCATATTGTATCTTTTTGGCAGGATAGTAAAAATATTCATTGGGTTAATGATTTATTAGATCAAGGGATTATCTTTAGTGATCAAAATAGTGCTGAGAATGTAGAACCTATTGATGAAGATAATGTTTTTTTTGGTAAAACCGTTGTCATTACTGGTTCATTTACTGACTTTTCACGTGATAAATTAAAAGATCAATTAGAGGCACTAGGTGCTAAAGTCTCTGGCAGTGTTTCTAAAAAAACCGATATGGTGATTGCTGGTGCAAAAGAAAAAGCAGGTTCAAAAAGTTCAAAATTAACTAAGGCTGAAAGTCTAGGTATTGAAGTTTTAAATGAGATGCAACTCAAAGAGGTATTATGA
- a CDS encoding 5-(carboxyamino)imidazole ribonucleotide synthase codes for MSQIKKNNIAILGNGQLASMLSDCADRLSLKTTAFPLLKLDKKGQIEASEIHYWVEQLKSFDVVTFEIENLPVELLKSLEKVTSVRPAIKALEVAQDRLKEKSLCTELVIPTNRYMAVSSYDDLKLAVESLGLPLVIKTRRFGYDGKGQFVIKDKNEIEQAWQALKDAQNLIAEQFVPFDYEVSQVATRDVKGDIVYYPLVRNEHRAGILRESFVLSDQQTLMIKAQKIAEKLLNHFNYVGTFAIEFFVQGDELLVNEMAPRVHNSGHWSINGATASQFENHLRAVSGLELVKPKLVAPFIMMVNLIGEDVPINWQIAEGIYPKTYGKSLRENRKMGHINVIGSSKEELKLRLNVIYQQIQAEACLAL; via the coding sequence ATGAGTCAAATAAAAAAAAATAATATAGCTATTTTAGGCAATGGTCAGCTAGCCAGTATGTTATCCGATTGTGCTGATCGACTATCTCTAAAAACAACGGCTTTCCCATTACTAAAGCTTGATAAAAAAGGCCAGATTGAAGCATCTGAAATTCACTATTGGGTTGAACAGTTAAAATCATTTGATGTGGTCACTTTTGAAATTGAGAATTTACCAGTTGAGCTGTTAAAATCATTAGAAAAAGTAACATCAGTTCGACCTGCGATTAAAGCGTTAGAAGTTGCTCAAGATCGACTAAAAGAAAAGTCGTTATGTACTGAATTAGTGATTCCTACAAACCGTTATATGGCGGTATCTTCTTATGATGATTTAAAATTAGCCGTTGAAAGTCTAGGCTTACCTCTAGTTATTAAAACACGACGTTTTGGCTATGATGGTAAGGGGCAGTTTGTTATTAAAGATAAAAATGAGATTGAGCAAGCTTGGCAAGCACTTAAAGACGCGCAAAATTTAATTGCTGAGCAATTTGTGCCATTTGACTATGAGGTTTCTCAGGTCGCAACTAGAGATGTAAAGGGTGATATTGTTTATTATCCATTGGTTAGAAATGAGCATCGAGCAGGCATTTTGCGTGAAAGTTTTGTTTTATCAGATCAACAAACCTTAATGATTAAAGCCCAAAAAATTGCTGAAAAATTATTAAATCACTTTAATTATGTTGGTACGTTTGCCATTGAATTTTTTGTTCAAGGTGATGAACTGCTAGTCAATGAAATGGCACCTAGAGTTCATAATAGTGGTCATTGGAGTATTAATGGAGCAACTGCTTCTCAATTTGAAAATCATTTAAGAGCAGTTAGTGGCTTGGAATTAGTTAAACCTAAGTTAGTTGCACCTTTTATTATGATGGTAAATTTAATCGGTGAAGATGTGCCTATTAATTGGCAAATAGCAGAAGGTATTTACCCAAAAACCTATGGTAAATCATTAAGAGAAAACCGTAAGATGGGGCATATTAATGTCATTGGTAGTTCAAAAGAAGAGCTAAAATTACGTTTAAATGTAATCTATCAACAGATTCAAGCAGAAGCTTGTTTAGCATTGTGA
- a CDS encoding MFS transporter — protein MKEDSKYHSSLIIYYPMILMISYWVITKAGLPFVDQMSAFFNVKHQSIQRILSLSLIISSLSPLVWGPLIDRIGLKRFVVIASIISFVVTCLMLIVQNVFLFGFAYILATTIIFSLAVCSRSFPFIYFDSVIQKQKSIGITFMGVYFCSFMVPLISGWIGYYLSWQFGYALVLLWLIITFLCMMLINNKQDEQASRVSFLQNALAMVNHLKTQGFLKNVLFVSILNGLAWTYIIVLPFWLAQGFDVSSKYLALYLFPLALPGLVCPVLVKFLESFLTKQQIIKCSIFIFLLGGISAVIIGLFSWHIAYIYIIPGVVMNLASAMAFAIVSTIAYSNVKSHFNAASSLFSLISYFGFGLIVFIESYISLTNYYFEGIFVIVAGIILWFLKLNSTVKKA, from the coding sequence ATGAAAGAGGATAGTAAGTATCACAGTAGTTTGATTATCTATTACCCAATGATCTTAATGATTTCATACTGGGTTATTACAAAGGCGGGATTACCATTTGTTGATCAAATGAGTGCATTTTTTAATGTTAAGCATCAAAGTATTCAAAGAATTTTATCTTTATCATTGATTATATCTTCTTTATCCCCCTTAGTGTGGGGTCCTTTAATTGATCGTATTGGCTTAAAGCGGTTTGTGGTTATTGCATCAATTATTAGTTTTGTTGTTACATGCTTAATGCTAATTGTGCAAAATGTATTTTTATTTGGTTTTGCTTATATACTGGCAACAACCATTATTTTTTCATTAGCAGTTTGCTCCAGAAGTTTTCCATTTATCTATTTTGATTCAGTTATACAGAAACAAAAGTCAATTGGCATTACGTTTATGGGCGTTTATTTTTGTTCATTTATGGTGCCATTAATATCAGGTTGGATTGGTTATTATTTAAGTTGGCAATTTGGTTATGCTTTAGTCTTATTGTGGCTTATTATTACATTTTTATGCATGATGTTAATTAATAATAAACAGGATGAGCAGGCATCAAGGGTTAGTTTTTTACAAAATGCATTGGCAATGGTTAATCATTTAAAAACACAAGGCTTTTTAAAGAATGTTTTATTTGTCTCTATTTTAAATGGTTTGGCATGGACTTATATTATTGTATTACCATTTTGGCTTGCGCAAGGGTTTGATGTTAGTTCAAAGTACTTAGCTTTATATCTTTTTCCATTAGCTTTACCTGGTTTAGTTTGTCCAGTACTTGTAAAGTTTTTAGAATCATTTTTAACAAAACAACAAATTATAAAATGCAGCATATTTATATTTCTATTAGGCGGTATCAGCGCTGTTATTATCGGTTTATTTAGTTGGCATATTGCTTATATTTATATTATTCCAGGTGTTGTTATGAATCTAGCTTCTGCAATGGCTTTTGCTATTGTTAGTACGATTGCCTATAGTAATGTAAAAAGCCATTTTAATGCTGCCTCAAGTCTTTTTTCATTAATATCATATTTTGGTTTTGGATTAATTGTTTTTATTGAGTCTTACATCAGTTTGACAAATTACTATTTTGAAGGCATCTTTGTCATTGTAGCAGGCATTATTTTGTGGTTTTTAAAATTAAATTCAACTGTAAAAAAAGCATAG
- the guaA gene encoding glutamine-hydrolyzing GMP synthase: MDIHHDKILILDFGSQYTQLIARRVREIGVFSEIHPFDCTEEFIRSFNPKGIILSGGPESVNESVSVKAPDMIFEMDIPILGICYGMQTMANQLGGKVIPGKSGEFGFANIQVHKPNQLFSGIALSEEALNVWMSHGDKVDTLPNDFSIIASSSNCPIAAIAHNQKPFFGLQFHPEVTHTDQGSVIIKNFVVDACQCQRLWTAKQIIEDQIKHVRETVGSDEVILGLSGGVDSSVVAALLHQAIGDQLTCVFVDTGLLRLGEGDQVMQTFAENMHINIIRVDAEEKFLTALEGVNDPEDKRKIIGRLFIEIFDREATKLKHAKFLAQGTIYPDVIESAGNKNGKAHVIKSHHNVGGLPEEMKLQLVEPLRELFKDEVRKIGVELGLPHRMVYRHPFPGPGLGVRILGEIKKTYADILRDADAIFIEELEKSGWYDKVSQAFAVFLPVKSVGVMGDQRKYDYVVALRAVETVDFMTARWAHLPYELLETISLRIVNEVKGITRVVYDVTGKPPGTIEWE; the protein is encoded by the coding sequence GTGGATATTCATCACGATAAGATTTTAATTTTAGACTTTGGCTCTCAATATACGCAGTTAATAGCAAGGCGTGTTCGTGAGATTGGTGTTTTTAGTGAGATTCATCCTTTTGATTGTACAGAAGAATTTATACGTTCTTTTAATCCTAAGGGTATTATTTTATCTGGTGGACCTGAGTCAGTTAATGAATCAGTAAGTGTTAAAGCACCTGATATGATTTTTGAAATGGATATTCCCATTTTAGGTATATGCTATGGAATGCAAACAATGGCTAATCAGTTAGGTGGTAAGGTTATTCCAGGGAAATCAGGTGAATTTGGTTTTGCTAATATTCAAGTACATAAACCAAATCAGTTATTCTCAGGCATTGCTTTATCAGAAGAAGCACTAAATGTTTGGATGAGTCATGGTGATAAAGTAGATACCTTACCGAATGATTTTTCGATTATTGCCTCTTCTAGTAATTGCCCAATTGCAGCAATTGCACATAATCAAAAGCCATTTTTTGGATTACAATTTCATCCAGAGGTAACACATACAGATCAAGGCAGTGTCATTATAAAAAACTTTGTTGTTGATGCATGTCAATGTCAAAGATTATGGACAGCAAAACAAATTATTGAAGATCAAATTAAACATGTAAGAGAAACAGTTGGTAGCGATGAAGTTATTTTAGGTCTATCTGGTGGGGTTGACTCATCAGTTGTTGCAGCATTACTTCACCAGGCGATTGGCGATCAATTAACGTGTGTATTTGTTGATACTGGCTTATTACGCTTAGGTGAGGGCGATCAAGTCATGCAAACATTTGCTGAGAATATGCATATTAATATCATTCGAGTTGATGCCGAAGAAAAGTTTCTCACCGCACTTGAAGGTGTTAACGATCCAGAAGATAAAAGAAAAATTATCGGGCGTTTATTTATTGAAATTTTTGATCGAGAAGCAACAAAGCTTAAACATGCTAAGTTTTTAGCTCAAGGTACAATTTATCCTGATGTAATTGAATCAGCAGGCAATAAAAATGGTAAAGCGCACGTGATTAAATCTCATCATAATGTTGGTGGCTTACCAGAAGAAATGAAGTTACAACTTGTTGAACCTTTACGAGAGTTATTTAAAGATGAAGTGCGTAAAATTGGTGTTGAGTTAGGATTGCCACATCGTATGGTATATAGACACCCATTTCCAGGGCCTGGTTTAGGTGTACGTATTTTAGGAGAGATTAAAAAAACATATGCAGATATTCTAAGAGACGCAGATGCAATCTTTATTGAAGAGTTAGAAAAAAGTGGTTGGTATGATAAAGTTAGCCAAGCTTTTGCTGTGTTTTTGCCGGTTAAATCTGTTGGTGTTATGGGTGATCAGCGTAAGTATGACTATGTAGTAGCATTACGTGCAGTTGAGACAGTTGATTTTATGACGGCTCGTTGGGCGCACTTACCTTATGAATTATTAGAAACAATATCACTTAGAATTGTTAATGAGGTTAAAGGCATTACACGAGTTGTTTATGATGTAACTGGAAAGCCACCTGGAACAATTGAATGGGAATAA
- a CDS encoding pyrroline-5-carboxylate reductase gives MQKIAIGFIGGGNMARSLIAGLIASDFDANRIWVCDRNEAKCDYFSQKYQINATEDAKILAEHCQAIVLAVKPMHMAEVAVDIASIIKVKKPLIISIAAGIPLTTLESWYGSTMPIVRAMPNTPALVQCGATGLCHNGNLADQQVSQAEQILRSCGVITWVEDESLVDVVTAVSGSGPAYFFRVMELIADIAVELGLTEEQAQLFTVQTAYGASRMALESSKPLSHLREQVTSKGGVTQVALDVFEKHHLRDMLKEVLTENIKHSGVLADSYREMPKLDYNQS, from the coding sequence ATGCAAAAAATTGCCATTGGGTTTATTGGTGGCGGTAATATGGCAAGAAGTCTTATTGCAGGCTTGATTGCTTCTGATTTTGATGCCAATCGTATTTGGGTTTGTGATCGTAATGAAGCCAAGTGTGACTATTTTTCACAGAAATATCAAATTAATGCAACAGAAGATGCAAAGATACTAGCTGAACACTGTCAAGCGATTGTTTTAGCAGTTAAGCCAATGCATATGGCTGAAGTTGCAGTAGATATAGCCTCTATTATTAAAGTAAAAAAACCGTTAATAATATCCATTGCTGCAGGCATTCCATTGACCACATTAGAGAGTTGGTATGGCTCAACGATGCCAATTGTACGCGCTATGCCAAATACACCAGCTTTAGTACAATGTGGTGCAACTGGACTTTGCCATAATGGTAATTTAGCAGACCAACAAGTTTCACAAGCAGAGCAAATTCTAAGAAGTTGTGGTGTGATTACTTGGGTAGAAGATGAGTCATTAGTTGATGTGGTGACGGCTGTTTCTGGCTCTGGGCCTGCTTATTTTTTTAGGGTAATGGAGTTAATTGCTGATATTGCTGTTGAGTTAGGTTTAACAGAAGAGCAAGCACAGTTATTTACGGTGCAAACTGCTTATGGCGCTTCACGGATGGCATTAGAATCATCTAAACCATTAAGTCATTTAAGAGAACAAGTAACCTCAAAAGGCGGTGTTACTCAAGTGGCATTAGATGTGTTTGAAAAGCATCATTTACGTGATATGCTCAAGGAAGTATTAACAGAGAATATTAAACATAGTGGTGTTTTAGCTGATTCATATCGTGAAATGCCAAAATTAGATTACAATCAATCATAA
- a CDS encoding YggT family protein, protein MTGAVVNVLDFLIQVIFQFYLICVLLRFLLQWVKADFYNPICQFLIKITNPLLIPLRRIIPGFFGLDMAALVLAILVQFVEVSLLALIKDIPFNGWLYVFGLIELFLLVLNIFTFAILIRALLSWINPNPYNPVAILLFQLTEPMLRPLRKRTVFSGMDFSPFIAIIILQAIVIFIRSMIG, encoded by the coding sequence ATGACAGGTGCAGTGGTTAATGTACTTGATTTTTTAATTCAGGTTATCTTTCAATTTTATTTGATCTGTGTTTTATTACGTTTTTTATTACAGTGGGTGAAAGCAGATTTTTATAACCCCATTTGTCAATTTTTGATAAAAATAACCAATCCATTGTTAATTCCTTTGCGACGAATTATTCCAGGTTTCTTTGGGCTAGATATGGCTGCTTTGGTATTGGCAATTTTAGTTCAATTTGTTGAAGTTTCACTTTTAGCTTTAATTAAAGATATTCCTTTTAATGGTTGGCTTTATGTTTTTGGCTTAATTGAGTTATTTTTATTGGTATTAAATATTTTCACATTTGCTATTTTAATTCGAGCATTATTAAGCTGGATTAATCCAAATCCTTATAACCCAGTAGCTATTTTGTTATTCCAATTAACTGAGCCAATGTTAAGGCCATTACGTAAAAGAACAGTCTTTAGTGGTATGGATTTTTCACCGTTTATCGCGATTATTATTCTGCAGGCAATTGTTATTTTTATTCGCTCAATGATTGGCTAG
- a CDS encoding peroxidase family protein: MKKIIIAFFSAFLILLSNSLYAENRTLDGYGNNVDNPTWGVNSMPFFNFISPNVSIYSRMDHSSLGILDNAFIDGFSQPARPEIHGHTNVRVISNLLSQTDGPIPEPLNINDLASWWLFFIHTDTALALADRSNPAPIPVPVGDPAFDPDSEGGKFLEFNRMVTLATFGISPVADTINIPSPWLDLDVVYHPMEINNRTLRTLENGKVRLQPAANGEMVLPTMGYLREVTNTPNAFPIGPDFLPDESPVALALFTLGTVPSTLLLREHNRVATILNDLPTKKKLKVGLPDPTTVTVQEYDEAIFQMARKVVEAEYQAITYNELLPLIGIKLPPYSGYKSDVFPAMLVEFITGPFTLHTTLHALGQRLDKDGNSIVDGPIDNSADPMTSDSAYHNSLDAGIDPILRGQLVTVAEKHDLKLVEELRSINPQLPFLDFKLNDLQATHINRGRDRGIHDYNTTRLVLGLPAVTSFSEITSNVELQNKLTQAYPMGVNTIDPIVGMLAEDRVKKTMFGETTIALFDKQFQILRDSDRFWHQNLMNNNKEFRKLLKMLGFKVVKKKGTWVLKRNIAGLIRDNSSVGNKDDFIKVKKHTKAFKTIKPKSKHKNKDED; this comes from the coding sequence ATGAAGAAAATCATCATTGCATTTTTTTCAGCATTTTTGATATTACTATCTAATAGTTTATATGCTGAAAATAGAACACTCGATGGTTATGGAAACAATGTTGATAACCCTACATGGGGTGTCAATTCAATGCCATTTTTTAATTTTATAAGCCCTAATGTTAGTATCTACTCAAGAATGGATCACTCTAGTTTAGGTATCTTAGATAATGCCTTTATCGATGGATTCAGCCAACCTGCACGACCAGAAATTCATGGTCATACAAATGTTCGCGTTATTAGTAATTTACTCTCACAAACTGATGGGCCAATTCCTGAACCACTTAATATAAATGATCTTGCTTCTTGGTGGTTATTTTTCATACACACAGATACTGCTCTAGCATTGGCTGATCGAAGCAATCCGGCACCAATCCCTGTTCCAGTAGGTGATCCCGCATTTGATCCTGACTCTGAAGGTGGTAAATTCCTTGAATTTAATCGAATGGTTACTTTAGCGACATTTGGCATATCACCAGTCGCTGATACAATCAATATTCCATCACCATGGTTAGACTTAGATGTTGTTTATCATCCAATGGAAATTAACAATCGAACTTTACGTACACTTGAAAATGGTAAAGTTCGTCTGCAGCCCGCTGCAAATGGTGAGATGGTACTACCTACAATGGGTTATTTAAGAGAGGTTACCAATACGCCTAATGCCTTCCCTATTGGTCCAGATTTCTTACCTGATGAATCTCCTGTTGCATTAGCATTATTTACACTCGGTACCGTACCTAGTACACTACTTTTAAGAGAGCATAATCGTGTTGCAACGATCTTAAATGACTTACCAACTAAGAAGAAATTAAAAGTTGGTTTACCTGACCCGACTACAGTAACTGTTCAAGAATATGATGAAGCTATATTCCAAATGGCAAGGAAAGTAGTTGAAGCTGAATATCAAGCAATTACATACAATGAGTTATTACCATTAATTGGTATTAAACTACCACCATACTCTGGTTATAAAAGTGATGTATTCCCTGCTATGTTGGTAGAGTTTATTACTGGGCCATTTACCTTGCATACAACACTACATGCATTAGGTCAACGCTTAGATAAAGATGGAAATTCAATTGTTGATGGCCCAATTGATAACTCTGCTGATCCAATGACCTCTGATAGCGCATACCATAACTCACTTGATGCTGGTATTGATCCTATTTTAAGAGGCCAGTTAGTTACAGTTGCTGAAAAACATGATTTAAAATTAGTAGAAGAACTACGTAGTATTAATCCACAACTACCGTTCCTTGATTTTAAATTAAATGACCTACAAGCAACACATATTAATCGTGGACGTGACAGAGGCATACATGACTATAATACGACTCGTTTAGTCTTAGGCCTACCAGCTGTTACAAGCTTCTCTGAAATTACCAGTAATGTTGAGCTTCAAAATAAATTAACTCAAGCTTATCCAATGGGTGTTAATACCATCGATCCAATCGTTGGTATGCTAGCTGAAGATCGTGTTAAAAAGACTATGTTTGGTGAAACAACAATTGCATTATTTGATAAGCAATTTCAAATTTTAAGAGACAGTGATCGTTTCTGGCATCAAAATTTGATGAATAATAATAAAGAGTTTAGAAAATTACTGAAAATGCTTGGTTTTAAAGTCGTTAAGAAGAAAGGCACATGGGTTCTAAAAAGAAATATTGCAGGCTTAATCCGTGATAACTCTAGTGTTGGTAATAAAGATGACTTTATTAAAGTTAAAAAGCATACCAAAGCATTTAAGACAATCAAACCTAAATCAAAACATAAAAATAAAGATGAGGATTAA
- a CDS encoding MFS transporter: protein MKKSLFSLLLVVFIDAAGIGLLFPVLNTIIMDPSVYFLAKGTSDFWRHLDYGIVVAVFFLAWFFGATYISKTSDTIGRKKSLVICLIGLFLGYGLTIVAIYAKSLTLLIIGRVISGLTAGSQPVAQAAIIDISDDEHKTKNLGLIMFAFSLGMVMGPVIGGVFTSKEIYHGFNSATPFFIILAITLINLVLLALYFNDEKKAQGRFKLEILSVFTQFAPMVKLKKVRKLSIVFFIMQFAFNTFYVFVPLYLFEVYGFATLGNSILMLVLGFSMALSSRFLVPVFAKRMSNQSTVILGLAIMAVSVTLMITVKTWLVPFIIAVPFMLAFGLAYTNMLSLFSNSVDQSQQGWVMGITVSLFTSGAAITSFVGGELVDLSINLPFIITIVGFVISLWLLCLFRKSVSSCHLQKDDEVVNVH, encoded by the coding sequence ATGAAAAAATCGTTATTTTCATTATTGTTAGTTGTATTTATTGATGCTGCTGGGATTGGTTTATTATTTCCAGTGTTAAATACCATTATTATGGATCCAAGTGTTTATTTTCTTGCTAAAGGCACATCTGATTTTTGGCGCCATTTAGATTATGGTATTGTTGTTGCTGTTTTTTTCTTAGCATGGTTTTTTGGCGCAACCTATATCTCAAAAACATCAGATACGATAGGCCGTAAAAAATCATTGGTTATTTGTCTTATCGGTCTTTTCTTAGGTTATGGGTTAACCATTGTTGCCATTTATGCTAAAAGCTTAACATTATTAATTATTGGACGTGTAATTTCAGGGTTAACAGCAGGTAGTCAACCTGTTGCACAAGCTGCGATTATTGATATTAGTGATGATGAGCATAAAACGAAGAATTTAGGCCTTATTATGTTTGCATTTTCACTTGGAATGGTAATGGGGCCTGTCATTGGTGGTGTCTTTACAAGTAAAGAAATTTATCATGGATTTAATAGTGCAACACCATTTTTTATTATTTTAGCCATTACATTAATTAACCTTGTTTTATTAGCATTGTATTTTAATGATGAGAAAAAAGCTCAAGGTCGATTTAAGTTAGAGATTTTAAGTGTTTTTACTCAGTTTGCACCAATGGTAAAATTAAAAAAAGTAAGAAAGCTATCTATCGTCTTTTTTATTATGCAGTTTGCTTTTAATACTTTTTATGTATTTGTACCGCTTTATTTATTTGAGGTATATGGGTTTGCGACATTAGGTAATAGTATTTTGATGTTGGTTTTAGGTTTTTCAATGGCATTAAGTAGTCGCTTTCTTGTACCTGTCTTTGCAAAGCGTATGTCTAACCAAAGTACTGTAATATTAGGCCTAGCAATTATGGCAGTCTCAGTAACATTAATGATTACAGTGAAAACATGGCTAGTACCATTTATTATTGCCGTACCATTTATGCTAGCTTTTGGATTAGCTTATACGAATATGCTTTCTTTATTTTCAAATAGTGTTGATCAAAGCCAACAAGGTTGGGTGATGGGAATTACAGTTTCACTCTTTACTTCAGGTGCTGCTATTACATCTTTTGTCGGCGGTGAGTTAGTTGATTTAAGTATTAATCTACCGTTTATTATCACCATTGTTGGGTTCGTTATTAGCTTATGGCTTTTATGTTTATTTAGAAAGTCAGTGAGTAGTTGTCATTTACAGAAAGATGATGAGGTTGTGAATGTTCATTGA
- a CDS encoding HigA family addiction module antidote protein, producing the protein MTMHNPPHVGEVLREEFFNELNLSITQLANILEVSRPALSNLLNEKTGISYEMAIKLSQAFNTSAEFWINLQTQYELWHSKEKMKNIKIKSIA; encoded by the coding sequence ATGACTATGCATAATCCACCGCATGTTGGTGAAGTATTAAGAGAAGAATTTTTTAATGAGCTTAATTTATCAATTACTCAATTAGCAAATATTTTAGAAGTCTCACGTCCAGCGCTTTCAAACCTATTAAATGAAAAAACTGGTATCAGCTATGAAATGGCAATTAAGTTATCTCAAGCATTTAATACTTCTGCTGAGTTTTGGATCAACTTACAAACACAATATGAACTTTGGCACTCAAAAGAAAAAATGAAAAATATCAAAATCAAATCAATTGCTTAA